ATAACACTCGATGCGGAGAATCTTGTCTTCTTTACCGATTTTCGCTTCATCTGAAAAACCTCCATTTGGCTCTATCAAAACCTGATATTGATAGATTATATGGAGGGTCTTTTCAGGATATGCCATCATCCTGCCAGTCTAATAGAGAAAATATGGAGACAACCCGGAGAAGCGAAGCTCACATCAGCTTTTCGGCAAAATAGGCGATTCCTTTTCCCCACTGCGATATGCTCTTTTGATCGTTATCCGGGTAAGCTACATAGCGTTCCTTGCCCTGCTTATCGATAAAATACATATCGGCGCTGTGCTCGACATCCCCGTCGGGGTTGGGGATCACTTCGATGCCGAAAGCCTTCCATACCGCCTGAAGACTCGCTTTATCCCCCGTAACAAAATGCCAATTGGGGAGCGTGTTTAAGCCGTGTGATTGAGAGAATTGCATGACATCCTGTTGGGATAAGTGATATTCATTCACATTGACTGCGATAAATTCAACCTGCTTGCTCTTATCGCCCATTTCCCGATCGGCCATGATCGCCTCCTGCGAGACGATCGGGCATATATCCGTACATACCGGATCCATAAACTGCAGCACAACCACCTTGCCCTTGTATTCGGATAGGGAAATCGGCTTTCCGTTCTGATCGGTAAGCCGGAAATCCGCCGCCGGTTTATCGGCCGCATCGTTAATCCAAATCATCTTCTTCATCTGCGCGTCCTTCTGCTGCACGTTCCAGTCGCGATACCACCAAATTCCGGCGGCGACGGCTATTGCCAATGCCGTGATGATGGACGGCAAAATCATTTTTCGCTTCCAATCCGCAAACATGAAACCCCTCCCCGCAAACTTCTTTTTTCCATTATATTCTTTTATTTTCTTCTTTTCGCCCGAGCGGCGGAATGCCAGTTTGACGTTTTTGTGAAAATGGAAAAAAAGCCCATTTGTCGCCGGCGAATGACGCACATCCGTTCAAAGCGAAAAACAGGCTGATCTTAAAAATAGGATAACTGGCCTTCACCGCTCAACACAGCTTCACCGCCAAATAGCGCTTCACAGCTGCTTCACGGCTTCCAGCACTTCCTCGACGTGACCGGCAACCTTCACCTTCCGCCATTCCCTGGCGAGCTTGCCCTGCTTGTCGATCAGGAAGGTCGAACGCTCCACGCCCATGTACTCTTTGCCGTAATTTTTTTTCAATGTCCAGACCCCGAACATCTCACAAATCCGATGATCCGTGTCCGCCAGCAGCAGAAACGGCAAGCCGTGTTTCTCGATGAATTTGACATGCGACTTCAGATCGTCAGGGCTGATTCCGAGCACCTCGGCATCCAGTTCCCCGAACTGCGGATGAAAATCGCGGAAGTCGCACGACTCCGTCGTGCATCCCGGTGTCATGTCTTTCGGATAAAAATAGATGACCACATTCTTCCCGCGAAAGTCGCTCAGGCTTACGTCTTTTCCGTTCGATCCCGGCAGTGTGAAATCGGGAACGGGTTGTCCCACTTGAACTTGACTCATGAGATCACTCCTCAACTCA
The sequence above is a segment of the Ferviditalea candida genome. Coding sequences within it:
- a CDS encoding SCO family protein, with product MFADWKRKMILPSIITALAIAVAAGIWWYRDWNVQQKDAQMKKMIWINDAADKPAADFRLTDQNGKPISLSEYKGKVVVLQFMDPVCTDICPIVSQEAIMADREMGDKSKQVEFIAVNVNEYHLSQQDVMQFSQSHGLNTLPNWHFVTGDKASLQAVWKAFGIEVIPNPDGDVEHSADMYFIDKQGKERYVAYPDNDQKSISQWGKGIAYFAEKLM
- the bcp gene encoding thioredoxin-dependent thiol peroxidase, with translation MSQVQVGQPVPDFTLPGSNGKDVSLSDFRGKNVVIYFYPKDMTPGCTTESCDFRDFHPQFGELDAEVLGISPDDLKSHVKFIEKHGLPFLLLADTDHRICEMFGVWTLKKNYGKEYMGVERSTFLIDKQGKLAREWRKVKVAGHVEEVLEAVKQL